A stretch of the Oenococcus sp. UCMA 16435 genome encodes the following:
- a CDS encoding RelB/DinJ family addiction module antitoxin, whose product MATLEKNSQVSFKSNTALVKKARKVFAEQDLNLTEVMNEFLEYVVQTRAIPFKTNTDKKREQMIADLKSQIDKSFASYEAGHVVSQEEMKARYGL is encoded by the coding sequence ATGGCAACCCTAGAAAAAAATAGTCAAGTAAGCTTTAAGTCCAATACTGCTTTAGTCAAAAAAGCCAGGAAAGTGTTTGCTGAACAAGATCTGAACTTAACCGAAGTGATGAATGAGTTTTTAGAATATGTTGTTCAAACAAGAGCCATCCCCTTTAAAACCAACACCGATAAAAAAAGAGAACAGATGATCGCAGATCTCAAGTCCCAGATTGACAAAAGTTTTGCAAGTTATGAAGCTGGTCATGTGGTCAGTCAAGAAGAAATGAAAGCTCGTTATGGTCTCTAA
- a CDS encoding type II toxin-antitoxin system RelE/ParE family toxin, with the protein MVSKHYEIKYAIEVSDKIDQIYAYTLNLSRSEETAKKTVGQLILAIDRLSVFPEAGLDIDQKIGVQLRPPHKTYGSIAGKYIVIYEILESSVVLISQLLAANSDWIELLTKSQNRF; encoded by the coding sequence ATGGTCTCTAAGCACTACGAGATCAAATATGCTATTGAAGTATCTGACAAAATTGATCAAATTTACGCTTATACCTTGAATTTAAGTCGTTCTGAAGAAACAGCTAAAAAAACAGTTGGTCAGCTTATTTTAGCGATTGACCGTTTAAGTGTTTTTCCAGAGGCTGGTTTGGATATTGATCAAAAGATTGGTGTCCAGTTAAGGCCGCCTCATAAGACTTATGGATCGATTGCTGGCAAGTACATCGTTATTTATGAAATTTTGGAGTCATCTGTGGTCTTGATCTCTCAATTGCTAGCAGCTAATAGTGATTGGATTGAGCTGCTGACTAAGTCTCAAAATCGTTTTTAG